From Streptomyces sp. TLI_053, a single genomic window includes:
- the treS gene encoding maltose alpha-D-glucosyltransferase produces MTVNEPVPDTFPETSKKNLDPEWFKRAVFYEVLVRSFQDSNGDGVGDLKGLTAKLDYLQWLGVDCLWLPPFFASPLRDGGYDVSDYKSVLPEFGDLADFMEFVDAAHARGMRVVIDFVMNHTSDQHPWFQASREDPDGPYGDFYMWADDDKQYPDARIIFVDTETSNWTYDPVRKQYFWHRFFSHQPDLNYDNPRVQDEMIAGLRFWLDLGIDGFRLDAVPYLFAREGTNCENLPETHEFLQRVRKEIDADYPDTVLLAEANQWPEDVVDYFGDFASGGDECHMAFHFPVMPRIFMAVRRESRYPVSEILAKTPNIPHGCQWGIFLRNHDELTLEMVTDEERDYMYAEYAKDPRMRANVGIRRRLAPLLENDRNQIELFTALLLSLPGSPVLYYGDEIGMGDNIWLGDRDGVRTPMQWTPDRNAGFSSADPGRLSLPPIMDPVYGYQVTNVEAQQSSSSSLLHWTRRMIEIRKLNPAFGLGSYTELPSSNPAVLAFVREYEGDLVMCVNNFSRFAQPTELDLRRYGGRNPVELIGGVRFPSIGEWPYLLTLAGHGFYWFQLRRPARPTGTVRPK; encoded by the coding sequence GTGACAGTCAACGAGCCCGTCCCCGACACCTTCCCCGAGACCTCGAAGAAGAACCTGGACCCGGAGTGGTTCAAGCGTGCGGTCTTCTACGAGGTGCTGGTGCGGTCCTTCCAGGACAGCAACGGCGACGGGGTCGGAGACCTCAAGGGGCTCACCGCCAAACTCGACTACCTGCAGTGGCTCGGGGTCGACTGCCTCTGGCTGCCGCCGTTCTTCGCCTCGCCGCTGCGCGACGGCGGGTACGACGTGTCCGACTACAAGTCGGTGCTGCCCGAGTTCGGCGACCTCGCCGACTTCATGGAGTTCGTCGACGCGGCGCACGCCCGCGGCATGCGCGTGGTCATCGACTTCGTCATGAACCACACCAGCGACCAGCACCCCTGGTTCCAGGCCTCCCGGGAGGACCCGGACGGCCCGTACGGCGACTTCTACATGTGGGCCGACGACGACAAGCAGTACCCGGACGCCCGGATCATCTTCGTCGACACCGAGACCTCCAACTGGACCTACGACCCGGTGCGCAAGCAGTACTTCTGGCACCGGTTCTTCTCCCACCAGCCCGACCTCAACTACGACAACCCCCGGGTCCAGGACGAGATGATCGCCGGGCTGCGGTTCTGGCTGGACCTCGGCATCGACGGGTTCCGGCTGGACGCGGTGCCGTACCTGTTCGCCCGGGAGGGGACCAACTGCGAGAACCTCCCGGAGACCCACGAGTTCCTGCAGCGGGTCCGCAAGGAGATCGACGCCGACTACCCGGACACCGTGCTGCTCGCCGAGGCCAACCAGTGGCCGGAGGACGTCGTCGACTACTTCGGCGACTTCGCCTCCGGCGGCGACGAGTGCCACATGGCGTTCCACTTCCCGGTGATGCCGCGGATCTTCATGGCGGTCCGCCGGGAGTCCCGCTACCCCGTCTCGGAGATCCTCGCCAAGACGCCCAACATCCCGCACGGCTGCCAGTGGGGGATCTTCCTGCGCAACCACGACGAGCTGACCCTGGAGATGGTCACCGACGAGGAGCGCGACTACATGTACGCGGAGTACGCCAAGGACCCGCGGATGCGCGCCAACGTGGGCATCCGCCGGCGGCTCGCCCCGCTGCTGGAGAACGACCGCAACCAGATCGAGCTCTTCACCGCCCTGCTGCTCTCCCTGCCCGGTTCGCCGGTGCTCTACTACGGCGACGAGATCGGCATGGGGGACAACATCTGGCTGGGCGACCGGGACGGCGTCCGGACCCCGATGCAGTGGACCCCGGACCGCAACGCGGGTTTCTCCTCCGCCGACCCGGGCAGGCTCAGTCTGCCGCCCATCATGGATCCGGTGTACGGCTATCAGGTGACCAACGTCGAAGCGCAGCAGAGCAGTTCGAGCTCACTGCTGCACTGGACGCGTCGCATGATCGAGATCCGCAAGCTCAACCCGGCGTTCGGCCTCGGCAGCTACACCGAACTGCCCTCCAGCAACCCCGCGGTGCTGGCCTTCGTCCGTGAGTACGAGGGGGACCTGGTCATGTGCGTGAACAACTTCTCGCGGTTCGCGCAACCGACCGAACTGGACCTGCGGCGGTACGGCGGACGGAATCCGGTCGAGCTGATCGGCGGGGTGCGCTTCCCCTCGATCGGCGAGTGGCCGTACCTGCTCACCCTGGCCGGGCACGGCTTCTACTGGTTCCAGCTCCGCCGGCCCGCCCGGCCGACCGGAACCGTGCGGCCGAAGTAA
- a CDS encoding phosphotransferase — MSETSRSQVPLHQDAPAGSAAPAVPRGTGVRRTALGVSELVQAALPLIAEWLPTQRWYAGKGRPITGLVPVVGTPLQVGDPALLHLLLRVEHAATAGVPHGDLYQLLLGIRSKGPAGIEPAAVLGRLTQGPYDGATLFDAVHDPELTGRLLEHLATGDRFGALSFRRTPGSGLPTNLPGRASTAEQSNSSVIYGTSYILKLFRRVHPGTNPDLELSLALSRAGSTRIPRVAAWFESRLERTEPATLGLLQRYLPEAEDGWELALDQVGRLKGDPSPGNFAIEAHRLGRATAEVHRVLSRSMPVARLDRAQTRQLATAMADRLDSAVAAVPGLMRYRGALRSAFGQMADAHPDGLAVQRIHGDLHLGQAMRTPHGWVLLDFEGEPAKSVAERREPQTALRDVAAMLRSFDYAAAHLLAGGPSDPELAHLAAAWAQRNRTAFCAGYTAGGGTDPAASPELMRALEIDKAVYEVVYEARHRPSWLPIPLAAINRLALTV, encoded by the coding sequence ATGTCCGAAACCTCCCGTTCGCAAGTCCCCCTGCACCAGGACGCCCCCGCCGGCTCCGCCGCGCCGGCCGTCCCGCGGGGTACCGGGGTCCGGAGGACCGCCCTGGGGGTGAGCGAACTCGTCCAGGCGGCGCTGCCGCTGATCGCCGAGTGGCTACCCACCCAGCGCTGGTACGCCGGGAAGGGGCGGCCGATCACCGGCCTCGTCCCCGTGGTCGGCACCCCCCTCCAGGTCGGCGACCCCGCCCTGCTGCACCTGCTGCTCCGGGTCGAACACGCCGCCACCGCCGGCGTGCCGCACGGCGACCTGTACCAACTGCTGCTCGGCATCCGCTCGAAGGGCCCGGCCGGCATCGAGCCGGCCGCCGTCCTCGGCCGCCTCACCCAGGGCCCGTACGACGGGGCCACGCTCTTCGACGCGGTGCACGACCCGGAGCTCACCGGGCGGCTGCTGGAGCACCTGGCCACCGGCGACCGGTTCGGCGCGCTGTCGTTCCGGCGCACCCCCGGCTCCGGACTGCCCACCAACCTGCCCGGGCGGGCCTCCACCGCCGAGCAGTCCAACAGCTCCGTCATCTACGGCACCTCGTACATCCTGAAGCTGTTCCGCCGCGTCCACCCCGGCACCAACCCCGACCTGGAACTCTCGCTCGCGCTCTCCCGGGCCGGTTCGACCCGCATCCCCCGGGTCGCCGCCTGGTTCGAGAGCCGGCTGGAGCGCACCGAGCCGGCCACCCTCGGCCTGCTCCAGCGCTACCTCCCGGAGGCCGAGGACGGCTGGGAACTCGCCCTCGACCAGGTCGGCCGGCTGAAGGGCGACCCCTCCCCCGGCAACTTCGCGATCGAGGCGCACCGGCTCGGCCGCGCCACCGCCGAGGTGCACCGGGTGCTCTCCCGGTCGATGCCGGTCGCCCGGCTGGACCGGGCGCAGACCAGGCAGCTGGCCACCGCGATGGCCGACCGGCTGGACAGCGCGGTCGCCGCCGTCCCGGGGCTGATGCGCTACCGGGGTGCGCTGCGCTCGGCCTTCGGCCAGATGGCCGACGCCCACCCGGACGGCCTGGCGGTCCAGCGGATCCACGGCGACCTGCACCTCGGCCAGGCCATGCGCACCCCGCACGGCTGGGTCCTGCTCGACTTCGAGGGCGAGCCGGCCAAGTCGGTGGCCGAGCGGCGCGAACCGCAGACCGCTCTGCGGGACGTCGCCGCGATGCTCCGCTCCTTCGACTACGCCGCCGCCCACCTGCTGGCCGGCGGGCCGTCCGACCCGGAACTCGCGCACCTCGCCGCCGCCTGGGCGCAGCGCAACCGCACCGCCTTCTGCGCCGGCTACACCGCGGGCGGCGGCACCGACCCGGCGGCGTCGCCGGAGCTGATGCGCGCGCTGGAGATCGAC